The following proteins are co-located in the Triticum aestivum cultivar Chinese Spring chromosome 1A, IWGSC CS RefSeq v2.1, whole genome shotgun sequence genome:
- the LOC123051887 gene encoding CCR4-NOT transcription complex subunit 1 isoform X1, producing MIPFNSAVADEVRSLVQGADDSTVDSIYRELCQLADCSPDGCILLLQVCLDEVLLNAGVAKYSQSKQDLLSTVFRYCLDKPYFSTCFCEALRTLSVSDVFLETLSNELDLSRAERVGIGLALSDAENIGLNLKGQRFSIAQIEELCKNPAQSISNDQIHDIVVFLHQTDGLSKHMDSFTNIISLFKVKEMPFHVPVLVQDSNVRPASSHMEMYIGSFDDDFDSLLSEIGKEISMADIITELGYGCTADIAHCKDTLSLFEPLDDLGVSKLLGAVVTTAAGLGEAHNTYSTFISAFGNSQTNDSFQSTAWDINVLVDSINEIAPQTNWTSVMENLDHEGFSIPDEGAFRLLMSIYSRACKDPFPLHAICGSLWKNLEGQLSFLKHAVAAPADTFTFKHSSRKLVFADLANHIQGNQAWYCLDLLEVLCQLADLGYATLARPLLDYPLSHCPDVLLLGVSQINTAYNLLQYEVLSCVFPALLKDTKNSSLMNYLWHLNPSLTLRGFVDAHSDIICLLRTVDVCQDLKILSAVLDSTPLAFSIKLATVSFRNDHSNLEKWITEKFSAHREAFIEECVKFLKESVVNTTHAAAEGVIQQPQATITNICWESCPLFIKVLQSHSGQLLTNQLVDELNRVEAAYESRTQSSLGRDIPTSEGGSDDIETQANIYFHQMFSEQISIDAMIQMLARFKESTNKRELAIFNCMISNLFEEYKFFPKYPDTQLKLAAVLMGSLIKHQLVAHLGLGVALRSVLDALRKSIDSKMFMFGTTALEQFMDRVIEWPQYCNHILQISHLRGTHAELVSAIEQALAKISSSQNEPNIGNIFSVDPHGSGSPSIGNTEVSDASWQFTNPTPAQLERPSSFPLQQRYQGFLGERSKGSTNSVQAKNILSISQPTASTPGDLSMAPKVTAPPSLQASPHHSATISASSQSTNFLRPRSSAPSGTRSPYTTGFGAALNIETLVAAAERRDTSVEAPPSEVQDKIFFMINNISNSNLDAKAREFNEVSQDQYYPWFAQYMVMKRASIEPNFHDLYLKFFDKVNSKALNKEMVKATYENCKALLQSDLIKSSSEERSLLKNLGSWLGKLTIGRNQTLRAKEIDPKILIVEAYERGLMIAVIPFTSKILEPCHSSIAYRPPNPWTMGILSLLAEIYNLPNLKMNLKFDIEVLFKNLSVDMKDVKPSSLLKARTRQLEGNPDFSNKDVTASQTPVVAEVSSGMIPAKNVVEVQPELTSTSRATSIPNMLNQYAPPLRLPPNSMVEDDKVALIMPDQVSPSQTPSPLPALFTLSQLMAAIPRADIYFRINEKLSSLGSLQYSKIMDVALDKAIKEIIGPVIQRSVTIATRTTKELILKDLAMESDDSAVSRAAHLMVGTLAGSLAHVTSKEPLRVALSSHLRSLIQNLNNNSETTEQIVHILINDNLDLGCALIETVATRKAVEMIDGEIKQPFSQLRRQKELLGSGYYDAFPYTQGLARVPDALRPKPTGHLCASQQRVYEDFITVWHSQSSQNAGATASATAVTAAPGNSSIPRLYSPNLVQPADLVPEESDHGTTQLLSVSTQIGTSDTFAQAGGTTNIASVFPPMSSNDIPVGESTAGTKDLGSMVPLSPTTAVDHMESVFAEPLSTDNGLDRYHQVAQKLEALIANDGKDVEIQSVIAEVPDILHRCVKRDEAALLIAQKVFRSLYENASKSTYLTWLLATLAAIRDVCKLIVKEITSWVICSEEENKFNLDIVTGLIRSEILNLGDYDVHLAKIIDSGRNKTATEFTISLVQTLITQEPSGVSELCNVVDALSKLAIRPGSPESLQQLIEIARSNFKNAASFAAMKDEKVRHARDNKVLSGRPSSIYKEENDSAFADAVSFQDQVAVLFSDWCHICDHPTMGDSAYSHYIVQLQQHGLLKGDDLTDRFFHTLTELAITHAVVSEQVIAPGGMSQQPAQQLQISYFSIDSYSKLVTLMFKYGVDLGPNKGSLLLKILSITTRIIQKDAEEKKVSFNPRPYFRLFINLLSELSTADLHDGASFQVLTAFANAFHVLQPLRVPAWSFAWLELVSHRSFMPKLLLCNSQKGWPFFQRLLGDLFKFMEPYLRNAELGQPIQLLYKGTLRVLLVLLHDFPEFLCDYHFSFCDVIPPSCIQMRNVILSAFPRNMRLPDPSTPNLKIDLLAEISVAPRIMSDVEGALKAKQMKTQVDEYLKRPEGSSFLTDLKQKLVLPPNEANVAGTRYNVPLINSLVVYVGIQAVQQLQHNKANASASAQQMNQSPQVDVFQIETATEVFRNLIVNMDTEGRYLLLNAIANQLRYPNNHTHYFSFIILYLFAEATQDIVQEQITRVLLERLIVNRPHPWGLLITFIELIKNPRYSFWARSFTRCAPEIERLFESVARSCGGKAAEEGVLADGSH from the exons ATGATCCCCTTCAATTCCGCCGTCGCCGACGAGGTCCGCTCCCTCGTCCAGGGCGCCGACGACTCTACCGTCGACTCCATCTACCGCGAGCTCTGCCAG TTAGCTGACTGCAGTCCTGATGGTTGCATTTTACTGCTTCAAGTTTGTTTGGATGAGGTGCTGCTGAATGCCGGGGTGGCAAAATACTCTCAATCGAAACAAGATCTTTTATCCACCGTTTTCAGATATTGTCTGGATAAACCATACTTCAGCACCTGTTTTTGTGAAGCACTGAGGACTTTATCTGTCAGTGATGTTTTCCTTGAAACGTTGTCAAATGAACTTGATCTATCCAGAGCTGAGAGGGTTGGTATTGGACTTGCCCTGTCAGATGCCGAGAATATAGGCTTGAATCTGAAAG GCCAAAGATTTTCAATTGCTCAAATCGAGGAGTTATGTAAAAATCCTGCACAGTCTATATCGAATGACCAAATTCATGATATTGTTGTGTTTCTTCACCAGACTGATGGCCTCTCAAAGCATATGGATTCTTTTACTAACATTATTTCCCTATTCAAAGTCAAAGAGATGCCATTCCATGTCCCTGTCCTTGTTCAGGACAGCAATGTTCGGCCAGCTTCAAG CCACATGGAGATGTACATCGGTAGCTTTGATGATGATTTTGATTCCCTTTTATCTGAAATCGGGAAGGAGATAAGCATGGCTGACATCATTACTGAATTGGGTTATGGATGTACTGCTGATATTGCACATTGTAAAGATACATTATCACTTTTTGAGCCTCTCGATGATTTGGGAGTATCTAAGTTGCTTGGGGCTGTTGTTACTACTGCCGCTGGTCTTGGTGAGGCTCATAACACATATTCAACATTCATTTCGGCTTTTGGCAACAGCCAAACAAATGACTCATTTCAGTCAACGGCATGGGATATCAATGTTCTCGTGGACTCAATCAATGAAATT GCTCCACAAACAAATTGGACAAGTGTAATGGAAAACCTGGACCACGAGGGTTTCAGTATCCCTGATGAAGGGGCTTTCCGTCTATTGATGTCTATATATTCTCGGGCTTGCAAG GATCCATTTCCGCTTCATGCCATCTGTGGGTCACTGTGGAAGAATTTAGAAGGGCAATTATCATTCTTGAAACATGCAGTGGCTGCCCCAGCAGATACATTTACATTTAAACATTCTTCCAGGAAGCTG GTATTTGCAGACTTGGCTAATCATATCCAAGGCAATCAGGCTTGGTACTGCCTAGACCTTTTGGAGGTGTTATGCCAGCTTGCTGACCTTGGCTATGCAACATTAGCGCGACCGCTGCTGGACTACCCACTCAGTCATTGTCCAGATGTGTTACTTCTTGGCGTTAGCCAAATCAAT ACTGCATACAATCTCCTCCAGTATGAAGTATTGTCATGCGTATTCCCTGCTTTATTGAAGGACACTAAAAATAGCAGTCTAATGAACTATCTCTGGCATCTCAACCCTTCCCTTACTCTCCGAGGATTTGTTGATGCTCATTCTGATATAATTTGTCTTTTGAGAACTGTTGATGTATGTCAAGACCTAAAG ATCCTATCCGCTGTCCTTGATTCCACTCCCTTAGCATTTAGCATCAAACTTGCCACAGTTTCCTTTCGGAACGATCATAGCAATCTAGAGAAATGGATAACCGAGAAGTTCAGTGCACACAGAGAGGCTTTTATTGAG GAATGTGTTAAATTCTTGAAAGAAAGTGTGGTCAACACAACTCATGCTGCTGCAGAGGGTGTCATCCAACAACCTCAAGCTACTATCACGAATATTTGCTGGGAATCATGTCCTTTATTTATAAAG GTTCTTCAGTCTCACTCTGGACAGCTGTTGACTAACCAACTGGTGGATGAACTAAATAGAGTGGAAGCAGCGTATGAATCAAGGACTCAAAGTTCTCTTGGAAGGGACATTCCTACTTCCGAGGGAGGTTCTGATGACATTGAAACACAGGCAAATATATATTTTCACCAGATGTTTTCTGAACAGATAAGCATTGATGCTATGATACAAATGCTTGCACGCTTCAAAGAGTCTACGAACAAGAG GGAGCTAGCAATTTTCAATTGCATGATCTCAAACCTGTTCGAAGAGTACAAGTTCTTCCCAAAGTATCCAGATACACAGCTTAAGCTAGCTGCTgttcttatgg GCTCTCTCATTAAACATCAACTTGTGGCTCACCTGGGACTTGGAGTTGCTCTACGCAGTGTTCTTGATGCCCTGCGTAAATCTATTGATTCAAAG ATGTTTATGTTCGGCACGACAGCGCTCGAGCAGTTTATGGATCGTGTAATAGAGTGGCCGCAATACTGCAACCACATATTGCAGATCTCACATCTTCGTGGAACACATGCCGAATTAGTCTCTGCAATTGAGCAGGCACTTGCCAAGATATCATCAAGTCAAAATGAACCAAATATTGGCAACATATTTTCTGTGGATCCGCATGGTTCTGGTTCACCATCTATCGGAAACACAGAG GTTTCTGACGCATCATGGCAGTTCACCAATCCGACTCCAGCACAGCTTGAACGGCCTTCTTCTTTTCCACTGCAACAGAGGTACCAGGGTTTTCTTGGGGAGAGGTCCAAAGGTTCTACAAACAGCGTCCAAGCTAAGAACATTCTATCTATCAGTCAACCTACTGCTTCAACACCTGGTGATTTGTCTATGGCTCCGAAG GTTACCGCACCACCATCCTTACAAGCTTCTCCTCATCATTCTGCCACTATTTCAGCCTCTTCACAATCCACTAATTTTCTGAGGCCTAGAAGTTCAGCTCCTTCAG GCACTCGATCTCCATACACTACAGGATTTGGAGCTGCTTTAAATATTGAAACTCTTGTTGCTGCAGCAGAACGAAGAGATACATCAGTTGAG GCCCCTCCATCTGAAGTTCAAGACAAGATATTCTTCATGATCAACAATATTTCCAATTCTAACTTGGATGCTAAGGCAAGGGAATTTAATGAGGTTTCTCAGGATCAGTATTATCCTTGGTTTGCGCAATACATGGTCATGAAAAG GGCAAGCATCGAACCGAATTTTCATGACTTGTATTTGAAGTTCTTCGACAAAGTTAACTCAAAAGCGTTGAATAAGGAAATGGTGAAAGCTACATATGAGAACTGCAAG GCTTTGTTGCAATCGGATCTTATAAAATCAAGTTCCGAAGAGCGTTCGTTGCTAAAAAATCTGGGTAGTTGGCTAGGAAAGCTCACCATAGGAAGGAATCAAACGTTACGAGCGAAGGAAATTGATCCCAAAATTCTTATAGTTGAG GCATATGAAAGGGGTCTGATGATCGCAGTCATTCCGTTCACTTCAAAG ATTCTTGAACCTTGCCATTCAAGTATAGCATATCGTCCTCCAAATCCATGGACAATGGGTATTCTTAGCCTACTTGCTGAGATCTATAATCTACCTAATCTCAAGATGAACCTGAAGTTTGACATTGAG GTCTTGTTTAAGAACCTCAGTGTGGACATGAAAGATGTAAAACCATCTTCTCTTCTTAAAGCTCGTACTCGTCAACTTGAAGGAAATCCGGATTTTTCTAATAAAGATGTCACTGCATCTCAAACACCAGTCGTTGCAGAGGTTTCCTCTGGTATGATCCCAGCAAAAAATGTTGTTGAAGTGCAACCAGAGTTAACTAGTACCTCACGGGCTACTAGCATCCCAAATATGTTAAACCAG TATGCACCACCTCTTCGTCTTCCTCCAAACAGCATGGTTGAAGATGATAAGGTTGCTTTAATAATGCCCGATCAGGTTTCACCATCTCAAACGCCGTCTCCATTACCGGCTTTGTTTACTCTTAGTCAG CTTATGGCAGCAATACCTCGCGCGGATATATATTTTAGAATTAATGAAAAGCTTAGTTCTCTTGGCTCACTGCAATATAGCAA AATCATGGATGTTGCTTTGGATAAGGCTATTAAAGAAATTATAGGCCCTGTTATTCAAAGAAGTGTTACAATAGCTACCCGAACTACTAAGGAGCTTATTCTTAAG GATTTAGCAATGGAATCTGATGATAGTGCGGTATCTCGCGCTGCACATTTGATGGTTGGCACGCTAGCTGGGAGTCTAGCTCATGTAACTtccaag GAGCCTCTTCGTGTTGCTTTGTCGTCTCATCTTCGAAGTCTCATTCAGAACCTGAACAATAACAGTGAAACCACTGAGCAGATTGTTCATATTCTGATCAATGATAATCTAGATCTTGGATGTGCGCTAATAGAGACTGTTGCAACACGCAAG GCTGTTGAGATGATCGATGGAGAAATCAAGCAGCCTTTTTCACAGCTAAGGAGGCAAAAGGAGTTGCTTGGTTCTGGATATTATGATGCTTTTCCTTACACTCAAGGTCTTGCACGTGTCCCGGATGCACTTCGTCCAAAGCCTACTGGCCATTTGTGTGCTAGCCAACAACGAGTGTATGAG GACTTCATTACTGTATGGCACAGCCAGAGTAGTCAAAATGCTGGAGCTACCGCTTCTGCTACAGCCGTGACTGCTGCACCAGGCAATTCCAGTATACCTCGACTTTATAGCCCAAATTTGGTACAACCAGCAGATCTGGTTCCTGAAGAGTCAGATCATGGTACCACACAACTTTTAAG TGTTTCCACACAAATTGGTACAAGTGACACTTTTGCCCAAGCTGGTGGGACTACTAACATTGCATCTGTTTTCCCCCCTATGTCATCTAATGACATTCCAGTGGGTGAATCAACAGCTGGAACTAAA GATCTTGGCTCTATGGTGCCTCTTTCACCTACGACTGCTGTTGACCATATGGAATCTGTTTTCGCTGAACCTTTGAGTACTGACAACGGATTAGACAGATACCATCAAGTTGCACAGAAG CTTGAAGCCTTGATTGCCAATGATGGTAAAGATGTAGAAATTCAG TCTGTTATTGCAGAAGTTCCTGATATTTTACACAGATGTGTTAAGCGGGATGAAGCTGCATTATTGATTGCACAAAAG GTTTTCAGAAGTTTGTATGAAAATGCATCAAAGAGTACTTATCTCACATGGCTTCTGGCAACTTTAGCTGCAATACGTGATGTTTGCAAACTTATCGTTAAAGAGATAACAAGCTGG GTAATTTGTTCTGAGGAAGAAAATAAGTTTAACCTTGACATAGTTACTGGACTAATTCGTTCTGAGATTCTTAATCTTGGGGATTACGATGTTCATCTAGCAAAGATCATTGATAGTGGAAGAAACA AGACTGCAACAGAGTTCACTATATCACTTGTCCAGACATTGATTACCCAAGAACCCAGTGGCGTTTCTGAGCTTTGTAATGTTGTTGATGCATTATCGAAG CTTGCAATCAGGCCTGGTTCACCTGAATCATTGCAGCAGTTGATTGAGATTGCAAGGAGTAATTTCAAGAATGCTGCTAGCTTTGCTGCCATGAAGGATGAAAAGGTTAGGCATGCAAGGGATAACAAG GTTTTATCTGGCCGTCCTTCATCAatatataaagaagaaaatgattcTGCTTTTGCGGATGCTGTTAGTTTTCAAGACCAG GTTGCAGTTTTATTCTCGGACTGGTGTCACATATGTGATCATCCAACTATGGGTGATTCAGCATATAGTCATTACATTGTGCAGTTGCAACAACATGGCTTGCTTAAGGGAGATGATTTGACTGACCGCTTCTTCCATACTCTCACG GAACTTGCCATCACACATGCTGTTGTCTCTGAGCAAGTTATTGCTCCTGGTGGGATgtctcagcagccggcccagcaaCTCCAGATTTCATATTTCTCAATTGATTCATACTCGAAGCTTGTGACTTTAATGTTCAAG TATGGCGTGGATTTAGGACCAAACAAAGGCAGCCTTCTTCTGAAG ATTCTCTCCATAACCACTAGGATCATTCAGAAAGATGCTGAAGAAAAGAAAGTTTCTTTCAATCCTCGGCCATATTTTAGATTATTTATAAATTTGCTAAGTGAGCTTAGCACTGCTGACCTTCATGATGGTGCTAGTTTTCAG GTTTTGACTGCATTTGCAAATGCTTTTCATGTGCTTCAACCCTTGAGAGTTCCTGCATGGAG TTTTGCTTGGCTTGAATTAGTAAGCCATAGAAGCTTCATGCCGAAGTTATTGCTGTGCAATTCACAAAAGGGCTGGCCATTCTTCCAGAGGCTGCTTGGTGATTTGTTCAAATTTATGGAACCATATCTAAGAAACGCTGAGCTGGGACAGCCC ATTCAGCTTTTATACAAAGGAACTTTGAGAGTGCTGCTTGTTCTACTCCATGACTTTCCTGAGTTCCTCTGTGACTACCACTTCAGTTTCTGTGATGTGATTCCCCCAAGCTGCATTCAAATGCGTAATGTTATTCTTAGTGCATTTCCACGCAATATGAGACTTCCTGATCCCTCTACTCCTAATTTGAAG ATTGACCTGCTAGCTGAAATTTCAGTAGCTCCAAGAATCATGTCTGATGTGGAAGGTGCTTTGAAGGCAAAGCAAATGAAGACCCAGGTTGACGAGTACCTCAAG AGACCAGAAGGTTCATCCTTTTTAACTGATTTAAAGCAGAAGTTAGTGCTGCCTCCAAATGAAGCTAATGTTGCTGGGACTCGTTATAATGTTCCCTTAATTAATTCGCTGGTCGTCTATGTTGGCATCCAG